CGTAATAATTATCTAGATATTTTTAAAGGTCAGTCTGAAGAATGTATATTCGAAATTGCTCAAAATTCTGAAAATGAAGCCCAAAGTGGTAATGATCTAAGTCTTCCTCGTTTTTTACTTAGAGGAGAGTATTTGAAAACACCTAGAGGTGTGGATACAAAAGAAACAGTTTGGCAATTTGATCTTAAAACTGTACAGCAAATTTTCTTTAATGACCCAAAAGATTTAAGAAGAACGAAAGGTTTTGCAGAATTTTCAAGTCAATGGCCAATTCTTCTTAAATATTCCAAAATTATTTACACTAGTGAAACATCAGCATTAAGCCTTAATAATATAGTAGTTTTTCGTTTAGCTGATATTGCTTTATTACAAGCAGAAGCGCAAGCAGCACAAGGTAAATATGCTGAAGCAAGAGTAACATTAAATAGTATTCGAGTAATGGCTGGTTTAGAAAATTCAACTACAACTAATGACAAATTATTTGAAGCTATTATCGAAGAGCGCGGTAGAGAATTGTTTATGGAAGGACATCGCTTTTATGATTTAGTACGTTTGGCTCGTGAAAAAAAAGTGTATAAGTTCGGAGATTCTTCTAATAAAATATCTCCAGCTGAGTTCCTAAACGGAAAGAGTTATTGGCCAATACAACCTTCATTGTTAGAAACTAATATACTGTTTACACAAACTGAATTTTGGAAATCTCAGGCGCAATAATAAGATTATGATAAATAAATATATAAAAACTGCAAGTATGAATTTATTTTTAAAAAACAGCATAATAGTTTTAATCCTTTTTCTGAGCATTACAGCTTGTACACAGGATGACTATTTAACAGACAGCGGAGTAGCAAAGGCTGAGACAGAATTAACAGCTTATGATTACTTAAAAGCTCATAAATATCAAATGTTTGATACACTTATTACTTTAATCGATCATTATGATTTAAAAGAGACTATTAATTCCTCTGGAACTTTCTTTGCTCCAGATGATTATAGTATAAAACGTTTTTTAGAAGCTAAAGAAAAAGCTCTGAATCCTGGTTCCCCAGGAGAAGTACCAAAGACATATACATTAGATGATTTATTAAATGACCCAACTATTACTTCACATAGTATTTTGCAATATGTTTTTAAGGAGAAGATTTTATTGAATTCTGCAACTACTGCTGGTACAGAATATAAAACTTTGGCAGATACTTTGATTACAGTTAAGAGAATTAAAACCGATGACAAGGTTTACTATGAGCATAGTGATACTCCAGTGTATTTTCTGTACTACTGTAAGGATGGTAAAATAAATGAAGTATGCCAAACTTCAGATATTTTAACCCAAAATGGCAATGGCACAGTACTTCATGTTCTTAATAACAGTCACGTTTTTAATCTTTTTTCAAAAGAAGTTAAAAAATAATTTTTTAAAATAAAACTAATTATGAGAAAAAATATAATCATATCAACGCTAATAGTAACATTACTATTAATTGTTGGAGCCTGCGAAAAACCTGAAATCGGGTATTTAAGCGATAACATTTTTTACAATAATAGTGTCTATATGGTAGAAAGAGGAAAAACTACTTATTCTGCGCCAATAGTAGCAAATGGTTCTTCGTCTCCTCTAAATGTCGAGCTTCTTAAAGTAAAAGATTCAGTAGGAAATGATGTGACAGCAATCTTTAAAGAACCTCAGAGTATTAAGGTTTATAAACAACCTGTGACTTATCTAGATTCTACTATGGCGCTGCTTAA
The Flavobacterium sp. 5 DNA segment above includes these coding regions:
- a CDS encoding fasciclin domain-containing protein; this encodes MNLFLKNSIIVLILFLSITACTQDDYLTDSGVAKAETELTAYDYLKAHKYQMFDTLITLIDHYDLKETINSSGTFFAPDDYSIKRFLEAKEKALNPGSPGEVPKTYTLDDLLNDPTITSHSILQYVFKEKILLNSATTAGTEYKTLADTLITVKRIKTDDKVYYEHSDTPVYFLYYCKDGKINEVCQTSDILTQNGNGTVLHVLNNSHVFNLFSKEVKK